The following coding sequences lie in one Miscanthus floridulus cultivar M001 chromosome 9, ASM1932011v1, whole genome shotgun sequence genomic window:
- the LOC136479907 gene encoding actin-binding protein wsp1-like gives MALPPCVPGPCAGPGRPFAPEPVLSPALARMPAMAAPSITSALPFRASESGCHAREPAPPSLPPRARSSAAHRQLLRRASSAPPWLLPAHPTAALVPVRGSVPPPCPRARAVAAAPPPQSPCCTTAAPPSSACLTQPCLPGHRAMLRRGPCHGRVRVPLPCPRTGALAAPPRLSTTAAPLLGSSVPMLCSGD, from the coding sequence ATGGCGCTGCCCCCTTGCGTGCCCGGGCCCTGCGCTGGACCAGGCCGCCCGTTCGCACCGGAGCCGGTACTTTCCCCCGCGCTAGCGCGTATGCCCGCCATGGCTGCGCCTTCCATCACCTCGGCGCTGCCCTTCCGCGCGTCCGAGTCAGGCTGCCACGCCCGCGAGCCGGCacccccttctcttcctcctcgcgCGCGCTCCTCGGCCGCGCATCGCCAGCTGCTTCGCCGCGCCTCCTCCGCGCCGCCGTGGCTACTTCCAGCGCACCCCACCGCAGCGCTCGTGCCCGTGCGTGGCTCCGTGCCTCCTCCGTGCCCACGCGCCCGAGCCGTCGCGGCCGCGCCACCGCCCCAGAGTCCGTGCTGCACCACCGCGGCGCCGCCCTCCTCTGCTTGCCTCACGCAGCCATGCCTGCCAGGCCACCGTGCCATGCTTCGCCGTGGTCCGTGCCACGGTCGTGTCCGCGTGCCTCTTCCGTGCCCGCGCACCGGTGCTCTTGCTGCTCCTCCGCGCCTCTCAaccacagcagcgccgctgctcggTTCCTCTGTGCCGATGCTCTGCTCTGGAGATTGA